The Vespula vulgaris chromosome 4, iyVesVulg1.1, whole genome shotgun sequence genome has a segment encoding these proteins:
- the LOC127063116 gene encoding plasmanylethanolamine desaturase isoform X2, which produces MDDIKVPNLGQAASAACSMATNFLAPVKTEQQIYENSMLEDDPNANSVVPTSNEDRILPRWGPSHRGAQELANLYSSGKRTQECICVGICITLVAVNSLFILIRLKLENLSSIIVAALCGIITADFGSGVVHWAADTWGSVELPILGKNFLRPFREHHIDPTSIMRHDFIETNGDNCMATIPFLSKLTWDFLTLSEPEIEQKFLWTCYWFLLAIFVAMTNQIHKWSHTYFGLPPWVVWLQEHRIILPRKHHRVHHVAPHETYFCITTGWLNWPLEKLRFCSAF; this is translated from the exons ATGGATGACATAAAGGTGCCTAATTTAGGACAGGCTGCATCGGCTGCATGCTCAATGGCTACGAATTTCTTAGCGCCAGTAAAAACCGAACAGCAAATTTACGAAAATTCAATGCTCGAAGATGATCCCAATGCCAACTCGGTGGTACCCACTTCAAATGAAGATAGGATATTACCGAGATGGGGCCCTAGTCACAGAGGTGCACAAGAATTAGCGAATCTTTACAGTAGTG GAAAAAGAACGCAGGAATGTATATGCGTTGGTATTTGTATCACGCTGGTAGCAGTAAATTCGTTGTTCATCCTGATCAGATTAAAACTTGAAAATTTAAGTTCGATAATAGTAGCAGCATTATGCGGGATCATTACGGCGGATTTCGGATCTGGAGTAGTTCATTGGGCTGCTGATACATGGGGTTCTGTCGAACTTCCCATTCTGGGAAAG aattttttaaggCCTTTTCGTGAACATCACATCGATCCAACCAGTATAATGAGACACGATTTTATTGAAACGAACGGTGACAATTGTATGGCCACCATACCATTCCTATCCAAATTAACATGGGACTTTCTTACTTTATCAGAGCCGGAAATCGAACAGAAATTTCTTTGGACATGTTATTGGTTTTTACTTGCAATTTTTGTAGCAATGACTAATCAg ATTCATAAGTGGTCGCATACATATTTTGGACTTCCTCCTTGGGTAGTTTGGCTACAGGAGCATAGAATAATTTTACCGAGAAAACACCATCGTGTGCATCATGTTGCGCCGCACGAAACATATTTTTGCATTACTACTGGCTGGTTAAATTGGCCATTAGAGAAACTCCGATTTTg CTCTGCATTTTAG
- the LOC127063116 gene encoding plasmanylethanolamine desaturase isoform X1: protein MDDIKVPNLGQAASAACSMATNFLAPVKTEQQIYENSMLEDDPNANSVVPTSNEDRILPRWGPSHRGAQELANLYSSGKRTQECICVGICITLVAVNSLFILIRLKLENLSSIIVAALCGIITADFGSGVVHWAADTWGSVELPILGKNFLRPFREHHIDPTSIMRHDFIETNGDNCMATIPFLSKLTWDFLTLSEPEIEQKFLWTCYWFLLAIFVAMTNQIHKWSHTYFGLPPWVVWLQEHRIILPRKHHRVHHVAPHETYFCITTGWLNWPLEKLRFWYILEIIIEKLTGCKPRADDLKWAQKRS, encoded by the exons ATGGATGACATAAAGGTGCCTAATTTAGGACAGGCTGCATCGGCTGCATGCTCAATGGCTACGAATTTCTTAGCGCCAGTAAAAACCGAACAGCAAATTTACGAAAATTCAATGCTCGAAGATGATCCCAATGCCAACTCGGTGGTACCCACTTCAAATGAAGATAGGATATTACCGAGATGGGGCCCTAGTCACAGAGGTGCACAAGAATTAGCGAATCTTTACAGTAGTG GAAAAAGAACGCAGGAATGTATATGCGTTGGTATTTGTATCACGCTGGTAGCAGTAAATTCGTTGTTCATCCTGATCAGATTAAAACTTGAAAATTTAAGTTCGATAATAGTAGCAGCATTATGCGGGATCATTACGGCGGATTTCGGATCTGGAGTAGTTCATTGGGCTGCTGATACATGGGGTTCTGTCGAACTTCCCATTCTGGGAAAG aattttttaaggCCTTTTCGTGAACATCACATCGATCCAACCAGTATAATGAGACACGATTTTATTGAAACGAACGGTGACAATTGTATGGCCACCATACCATTCCTATCCAAATTAACATGGGACTTTCTTACTTTATCAGAGCCGGAAATCGAACAGAAATTTCTTTGGACATGTTATTGGTTTTTACTTGCAATTTTTGTAGCAATGACTAATCAg ATTCATAAGTGGTCGCATACATATTTTGGACTTCCTCCTTGGGTAGTTTGGCTACAGGAGCATAGAATAATTTTACCGAGAAAACACCATCGTGTGCATCATGTTGCGCCGCACGAAACATATTTTTGCATTACTACTGGCTGGTTAAATTGGCCATTAGAGAAACTCCGATTTTggtatattttagaaattattattgaaaaattaactGGTTGTAAGCCTAGAGCTGATGACCTAAAATGGGCACAGAAGAGATCTTGA
- the LOC127063115 gene encoding WD repeat-containing protein 82: MKLVDHVVRSFKVAKVFRENSDRINSIDFSPNGDTLISCSEDDQIVIYDCEKGTQVRTVNSKKYGVDLIHFTHAKNTAIHSSTKVDDTIRYLSLHDNKYIRYFPGHTKKVVSLCISPIEDTFLSGSLDKSLRLWDLRSPNCHGVMNVSGRPVAAYDPEGLIFAAGVNSESIKLYDLRSFDKGPFVTFRLSQEKECDWTGLKFSRDGKTILISTNGSTIRLVDAFHGTPLQTFAGYLNNKGIAIEASFSPDSQFVFSGSTDGRVHVWNAETGYKVCVLNGDHPAPVQCIQFNPKYMMLASACTNMAFWLPTVDESA; this comes from the coding sequence ATGAAGCTTGTCGACCACGTGGTGAGAAGCTTCAAGGTGGCAAAGGTCTTCCGAGAGAATTCCGATCGTATAAACAGTATCGATTTCTCACCGAATGGAGATACACTCATCTCCTGTTCGGAGGATGATCAAATCGTGATATACGATTGTGAGAAAGGCACTCAAGTACGTACAGTCAATTCAAAGAAATACGGCGTCGATTTGATTCATTTCACACACGCCAAAAATACTGCTATCCACAGCAGTACCAAAGTAGATGATACCATTCGATATCTAAGTTTGCACGATAATAAGTATATTCGATACTTTCCTGGTCATACTAAAAAAGTAGTATCACTTTGTATCAGTCCTATAGAAGATACATTTCTTTCTGGATCATTGGATAAGTCCTTGAGGCTTTGGGATTTACGTTCACCAAATTGTCATGGAGTTATGAATGTTTCTGGACGTCCAGTTGCTGCATACGATCCTGAAGGTTTAATCTTTGCTGCTGGAGTTAATTCAGAGAGTATTAAGCTATATGATTTACGCAGTTTTGATAAAGGACCCTTCGTGACCTTTAGACTTTCTCAGGAAAAGGAATGCGACTGGACTGGCTTGAAATTCAGCAGAGATGGTAAGACCATTCTGATATCGACCAATGGCAGTACAATTCGCTTGGTCGATGCTTTCCATGGCACTCCGTTACAAACTTTTGCTGGTTATTTGAATAACAAAGGCATTGCAATAGAAGCCAGCTTTAGTCCAGATTCACAGTTCGTATTTAGTGGCTCTACGGATGGTAGAGTACATGTATGGAATGCAGAAACTGGATACAAGGTATGTGTCCTTAATGGAGATCACCCTGCGCCAGTTCAGTGTATTCAGTTCAACCCAAAATATATGATGTTGGCATCTGCATGTACCAATATGGCTTTCTGGTTACCAACAGTCGATGAAAGTGCATAA
- the LOC127063113 gene encoding mitochondrial ribosome-associated GTPase 2, translating to MHCFYNLKNISIHVTPKFHLISNNVVGNIKIHKLIDKRIYQPFYTNTYHCDDSYHANATRSKKPKTSGNATQYFVDLKQIRVMGGKGGDGNISFLQLWKNDHAGPDGGDGGHGGHVIFQVSSNVKDLKHIKSVLKAEDGEDGSCKNCYGKNASHNIIPVPVGTIIRNIKGTILADLDQDNSMFIAARGGAGGHGNTFFTSDTQQSPKICEYGADGEDLQYVLEVRSMAHVGLIGLPNAGKSTLLRAISRARPKVASYPFTTLKPHVGIIPYDDYEQVTVADLPGLIADSHKNKGLGITFLKHAERCAILLFVIDLSLDEPWQALEILRYEINQFNKNLNNRSFIVIANKMDLPEAKENLRLLKEKIDMPIIPISAKVGINISTLLKEIRILYDELKEKTTNQ from the exons atgCATTGCTTTTATaatctgaaaaatatttctatccaTGTGACTCCAAAATTTCAtctaatatcaaataatgtagttggaaatataaaaatacacaaactgatagataaaagaatatatcaaccattttatacaaatacttATCATTGTGATGATAGTTATCATGCAAATGCTACGCGTAGTAAAAAGCCTAAAACATCAGGCAATGCAACACAATATTTTGTGGATTTAAAACAG atAAGAGTCATGGGTGGAAAGGGTGGTGATGGAAATATATCGTTTCTGCAATTATGGAAAAATGACCATGCAGGACCTGATGGAGGAGATGGTGGACATGGTGGGCATGTGATTTTTCAG GTTTCAAGTAATGTTAAAGAtcttaaacatataaaaagtGTCTTAAAAGCAGAAGATGGAGAAGATGGTTCTTGTAAAAATTGTTATGGTAAAAATGCTAGTCATAACATTATACCAGTTCCTGTTGGAACTATAATACGTAACATTAAAGGAACAATATTAGCTGATTTGGATCAGGATAATTCAATGTTTATTGCTGCACGAGGAGGTGCAGGTGGTCAtggaaatactttttttacttctGATACTCAGCAATCTCCAAAAATTTGTGAATATGGAGCAGATGGTGAAGATTTGCAATATGTATTGGAAGTAAGAAGTATGGCTCATGTTGGACTT ATTGGTCTTCCAAATGCTGGTAAAAGTACACTTTTAAGAGCTATATCTAGAGCTAGACCAAAAGTAGCATCTTATCCATTTACAACTTTGAAACCTCATGTGGGTATAATACCATATGATGATTATGAACAAGTTACAG TGGCAGATTTACCTGGACTTATAGCTGATTCTCATAAGAATAAAGGTCTTGGAATAACATTTCTTAAACATGCAGAACGTTGTGCTAttctattatttgttatagatCTTTCTCTTGATGAACCTTGGCAAgcattagaaatattaagatatgaaattaatcaattcaacaaaaatttaaataatagatcTTTTATTGTTATTGCTAATAAGATGGATTTGCCTGAAGCTAAG gaAAATCTACGATTGTTAAAAGAGAAGATTGATATGCCTATTATACCTATATCTGCAAAAGTAGGTATTAATATATCTACTTTGTTGAAAGAAATTAGGATATTGTATGAtgaactaaaagaaaaaacgacaaatcaatga